A region from the Methylocella sp. genome encodes:
- a CDS encoding IS1 family transposase, whose amino-acid sequence MNRLTSNDRARILHLLCEGQSIRAATRLTGASKNTVTKLLIDAGKACMAYHDAEVRDVKAKRVQVDEIWSFTYAKQKNVAAAKAAPSGSGDTWTWTAIEADTKLIVSYFVGGRDGECAMWFMDDLRSRLANRVQLTSDGHKAYLEAVEGAFGADVDYAQLVKIYGASPESAKGRYSPAECTGARKERIEGNPDFEHVSTSYVERSNLTVRMHMRRFTRLTNGFSKKIENHAYAVALHMMYYNFVRIHSKLRMTPAMAAGISDRLWEIGDIVALVEAAEENPAKRGPYKKSVEEISN is encoded by the coding sequence ATGAACCGCCTTACCTCCAATGACCGCGCTCGCATCCTTCATCTTCTCTGTGAAGGCCAATCGATCCGTGCCGCCACCCGCCTCACGGGCGCCAGCAAGAACACGGTCACGAAGCTACTTATCGATGCCGGCAAGGCGTGCATGGCGTACCATGACGCTGAAGTTCGGGACGTGAAGGCCAAGCGCGTTCAGGTCGATGAGATTTGGTCATTTACCTACGCCAAGCAAAAGAATGTGGCGGCGGCGAAGGCCGCGCCGAGCGGCTCTGGTGACACCTGGACATGGACTGCAATCGAGGCAGACACGAAGCTAATCGTCTCCTATTTCGTCGGCGGTCGCGACGGCGAATGCGCTATGTGGTTCATGGACGATCTACGCTCGCGTCTCGCCAATCGCGTCCAGCTTACGAGCGACGGCCACAAGGCCTACCTTGAAGCCGTCGAAGGAGCCTTTGGGGCCGATGTGGACTATGCACAGCTCGTGAAGATCTATGGCGCGTCGCCTGAAAGCGCTAAGGGCCGTTACAGCCCCGCTGAATGCACTGGTGCACGTAAGGAGCGGATCGAAGGCAATCCTGACTTCGAGCATGTTTCAACGTCCTACGTCGAGCGCAGTAATCTAACGGTGCGGATGCACATGCGCCGCTTTACTCGGCTGACTAATGGCTTCTCAAAGAAGATCGAAAACCACGCCTACGCCGTTGCGCTTCACATGATGTATTATAATTTCGTCCGCATCCATTCGAAGCTGCGCATGACGCCAGCTATGGCCGCTGGCATATCTGACCGGCTTTGGGAGATCGGCGATATTGTCGCGCTTGTCGAAGCCGCCGAGGAAAACCCCGCGAAACGCGGCCCTTACAAAAAGTCGGTTGAAGAAATTTCAAACTGA
- a CDS encoding type II toxin-antitoxin system RelE/ParE family toxin: MKVEFTDDDLAQICTDQAYRLGLPVAVIRSARNRLIQLEAARDERDLRNLKGLHYKKGKGERANERSVRINDQYRIVFVLSEEENPPIIRIIKIGDTH; encoded by the coding sequence ATGAAGGTCGAGTTTACCGATGATGATTTGGCGCAGATATGCACAGACCAAGCTTACCGGCTTGGTCTGCCTGTCGCCGTTATCCGGTCCGCTCGGAATAGGCTCATCCAATTAGAGGCGGCGCGCGACGAACGCGACCTGAGGAACTTGAAAGGCTTGCATTACAAGAAGGGGAAAGGTGAACGGGCGAATGAGCGGTCGGTACGCATCAACGACCAATATCGCATCGTCTTTGTTCTTTCGGAGGAGGAGAACCCTCCAATCATCCGCATCATCAAAATTGGCGACACACACTGA
- a CDS encoding HigA family addiction module antitoxin codes for MAMASCLTDVPHPGEFIRDELEARGWSQRDLAYILGVAEQAVNVIVSGKRGISPEMAKALGVAFDVSAEYFANLQKMYEMAKARAPDPGISRRATLQSVFPVREMIKREWLADTDIPLLELQMMRFFRKNSLDEIPYLAHAAKKADYAETTPSQLAWLFRVRQMASEMVVTHYSESALRSFIANMPIFMVDPEEIRHIPKVLSECGIRYVIVETLPKANIDGVCFWLDDSSPVIGMTIRHDRIDNFWFVLRHEIEHVLNRDGKGELSAETVDLDLEVDNGDLPPEELKANKAAANCCVPIDELENFYIRKFPYISEKDLLGFSKRVQRHPGIVVGQLQRKMKRYDWLSKYKTKVRHFVVSAANVDGWGVAAQASL; via the coding sequence ATGGCGATGGCATCTTGTCTGACTGACGTTCCTCATCCCGGTGAGTTTATCCGAGATGAATTGGAGGCGCGTGGTTGGTCTCAAAGAGATTTGGCCTACATTTTGGGAGTGGCCGAGCAGGCTGTGAACGTGATCGTGTCCGGCAAGCGAGGAATTAGCCCTGAGATGGCGAAAGCGCTTGGCGTGGCATTTGACGTGTCTGCGGAGTATTTCGCCAATCTTCAAAAGATGTACGAAATGGCGAAAGCAAGGGCGCCCGATCCTGGGATTTCGCGTCGCGCGACGCTTCAAAGCGTCTTCCCGGTCCGGGAAATGATTAAGCGCGAATGGTTGGCGGATACGGACATTCCGCTTCTGGAACTGCAAATGATGCGGTTCTTCCGCAAAAATAGTCTCGATGAGATTCCTTATCTTGCTCACGCGGCTAAGAAGGCCGATTACGCGGAGACAACTCCGTCTCAACTTGCGTGGCTATTTCGCGTTCGTCAGATGGCGAGCGAGATGGTAGTGACGCACTACTCCGAGAGCGCGCTTCGGTCATTCATAGCAAATATGCCGATCTTCATGGTTGATCCAGAGGAAATTAGGCATATCCCAAAGGTCCTATCGGAGTGCGGGATTCGATATGTAATAGTCGAAACGTTGCCCAAGGCGAATATAGATGGAGTGTGCTTCTGGCTTGACGATAGCTCTCCAGTCATCGGGATGACGATTCGGCATGATCGAATTGATAACTTCTGGTTCGTGCTGAGACATGAAATTGAGCATGTCCTGAACAGAGATGGCAAAGGCGAACTCTCTGCCGAGACGGTCGATTTGGACCTTGAAGTTGATAATGGTGATCTCCCGCCAGAAGAATTGAAGGCCAACAAGGCGGCGGCTAATTGCTGTGTACCGATCGATGAACTTGAGAACTTCTATATTCGGAAGTTTCCCTATATTTCGGAGAAGGACTTGCTTGGTTTCTCAAAGAGAGTGCAGCGGCACCCGGGGATCGTCGTCGGGCAATTGCAACGGAAGATGAAAAGATACGACTGGTTATCTAAATACAAGACCAAAGTCCGTCATTTCGTGGTCAGCGCCGCGAACGTGGATGGATGGGGCGTTGCCGCCCAAGCTTCTTTGTGA
- a CDS encoding carbohydrate porin: MRGRPLTDTSRRGSLYPMGLQHFAAALGRHALAAARVRSSFLAVLAMVGAVAFPAFAACAQERSQETPAPAPQFVNGPGPSQPTASSGIGPLFQAPFGRDHLLGDWGGLRTSLLSYGVNVEFDYLTESAGNPLGGRRQGIESAGQIGLEIDLDFAKITGWQGFANHMMIVQRNGRNLSADDIGDNIATAQEIFGGGGNVLAHLVYAYGEQELADGRIDIAAGRLPILTYFAASPLNCYFMNVIACGNAQPLAEYPGITEWPAANWGGQIRALPTLSTYVMAGLFEVNPNNGGISGWSWGEPGATGVSVPIEVGWEPRFSDDNLVGHYKIGFDEDTSPYPNLLNDAAGHPALISGNAAAQASGRRQYYVLLDQMLARTGPSDTDGLILLGGYIHADSATSALSDHAYLGLLTSAGLLGRPEDSFGIKFDYLKMSAALTQAQELEQELGLPLSNGGLGPAFGIQTHEEVLEAAYTARVYPGVTIMPDIQYIMQPGATTTFRNALVLGIRTNVRF; the protein is encoded by the coding sequence ATGCGCGGGCGCCCGCTGACCGATACCAGCCGACGCGGCTCCCTGTATCCGATGGGGTTGCAACATTTTGCTGCAGCTCTGGGGCGCCATGCGCTGGCCGCGGCGCGCGTGCGGTCATCGTTTCTGGCAGTATTGGCGATGGTTGGCGCGGTCGCGTTCCCGGCTTTCGCCGCATGCGCGCAGGAACGGTCGCAGGAGACGCCGGCACCGGCACCGCAGTTCGTTAACGGCCCAGGGCCCAGCCAACCGACGGCCTCTTCGGGAATCGGCCCTCTGTTTCAGGCGCCTTTTGGCAGGGATCATCTGCTGGGAGATTGGGGCGGCTTGCGGACATCGCTATTAAGCTACGGCGTCAATGTCGAGTTTGATTACCTAACGGAATCGGCAGGCAATCCGTTGGGCGGCCGTCGACAGGGGATTGAATCGGCCGGACAGATCGGGCTGGAAATTGATCTCGACTTTGCGAAAATCACTGGTTGGCAGGGTTTTGCCAACCACATGATGATCGTGCAGCGCAACGGCCGAAATCTGAGCGCGGACGACATCGGCGATAACATCGCGACGGCGCAGGAGATCTTCGGCGGCGGCGGCAATGTTCTCGCTCACTTGGTGTACGCTTACGGCGAGCAGGAGCTGGCTGACGGCCGCATCGATATTGCAGCAGGGCGGCTGCCCATTTTAACATATTTCGCCGCCTCGCCGCTGAACTGCTATTTCATGAACGTCATAGCCTGCGGCAATGCGCAGCCATTGGCGGAGTATCCGGGAATAACGGAATGGCCAGCAGCAAACTGGGGCGGCCAGATCAGGGCGCTGCCAACCCTCAGCACCTATGTCATGGCGGGCTTGTTCGAGGTGAATCCGAATAATGGCGGCATATCGGGCTGGTCATGGGGAGAGCCGGGCGCGACCGGTGTCAGCGTACCGATCGAGGTGGGCTGGGAGCCGAGATTTAGCGACGACAACCTTGTGGGTCACTACAAAATCGGCTTTGACGAGGACACCTCGCCCTATCCCAATCTTTTGAATGACGCGGCCGGCCATCCCGCTTTGATTAGCGGCAATGCCGCGGCGCAAGCATCCGGACGGCGGCAGTACTACGTCCTGCTTGACCAAATGCTGGCGCGGACCGGTCCCAGCGATACCGACGGCCTCATTCTACTGGGCGGCTACATCCACGCCGATAGCGCGACATCCGCCCTGTCAGACCATGCCTACCTTGGCTTGCTAACTAGCGCAGGTCTTCTTGGTCGCCCGGAAGATTCCTTTGGCATAAAGTTCGATTATTTAAAAATGAGCGCCGCGCTGACGCAGGCGCAGGAACTCGAACAGGAGCTTGGTTTGCCGCTCAGCAACGGGGGGCTCGGGCCCGCCTTCGGCATACAGACGCACGAAGAGGTCTTGGAGGCCGCCTACACGGCCCGCGTTTATCCCGGGGTCACCATAATGCCCGACATTCAATACATTATGCAACCAGGCGCCACGACGACCTTTCGCAACGCGCTCGTGTTGGGGATTCGCACCAACGTGCGGTTCTAG